A genomic stretch from Bordetella sp. N includes:
- a CDS encoding ABC transporter ATP-binding protein, whose amino-acid sequence MSAGISQERADGAGVTTGAQVADGHGSLALRDVTLTYPTRRGAIHALGPVDLDIDSGEFVAVLGPSGCGKSTLLKLASGLLAPTTGTLTLGGQPVLKPSRRTGVVFQKPLLLPWKTVLDNVLLPATTLGLPMAAARERAAALLKLVGLEGFANNYPGELSGGMQQRVGIARMLLPDPDVLLMDEPFAALDALTREALTLELQRIWSQQRKSVLFITHSIPEAVFLADRILVMSPRPGRFIEDYRPGLPRPRTLETMGDPAFNAACHHLRRHFSHEAS is encoded by the coding sequence ATGAGCGCTGGTATTTCGCAGGAACGCGCTGACGGCGCCGGCGTGACGACGGGCGCGCAAGTCGCTGACGGCCACGGATCTTTGGCGCTTCGGGACGTCACCCTTACCTATCCCACCCGGCGCGGCGCCATCCATGCGCTGGGGCCCGTGGACCTCGATATCGATTCCGGCGAATTCGTGGCCGTGCTGGGGCCCTCGGGCTGCGGCAAGTCGACCCTGCTGAAGCTGGCGTCCGGCCTGCTGGCGCCGACGACAGGCACCTTGACCTTGGGCGGCCAGCCCGTGCTCAAGCCCAGCCGCCGTACCGGCGTGGTGTTCCAGAAGCCGCTGCTGCTGCCCTGGAAAACCGTGCTGGACAATGTGCTGTTGCCCGCCACCACGCTGGGCCTGCCCATGGCGGCCGCGCGTGAACGGGCGGCGGCATTGCTCAAGCTGGTCGGCCTGGAAGGCTTTGCCAACAACTATCCCGGCGAGCTGTCCGGGGGCATGCAGCAGCGCGTGGGCATTGCCCGCATGCTGTTGCCCGATCCCGACGTGCTGCTGATGGACGAGCCCTTCGCCGCGCTCGACGCCCTGACGCGGGAAGCACTGACCCTGGAACTGCAACGCATCTGGAGCCAGCAGCGCAAGTCGGTGCTGTTCATCACGCACAGCATTCCGGAAGCCGTGTTCCTGGCCGATCGCATCCTGGTGATGTCGCCCCGCCCGGGCCGCTTCATCGAAGACTATCGACCCGGCTTGCCGCGTCCCCGCACGCTCGAAACCATGGGCGACCCGGCGTTCAACGCCGCCTGCCATCACCTGCGCCGCCATTTCAGCCATGAAGCGTCTTGA
- a CDS encoding ABC transporter permease yields MKRLDFTDILYPLISLAVLIGIWHFAIILLKIPDYLLPTPASVWHALVDGFSTGTLWPHIGTTLGETFAGYAIGCILAVILGALLAESRTFERFCYPVLIGLQATPKVALGPIILVWFGFGMASKVVLVALVCFFPLFVNTVNGINRTDRDLLDACRAFSASRSYLLLHVKLPAAAGDIFSGLQIGVSLALIGAVVGEFLSAQQGLGYLIASASVSMSLSTMFAGVILLAVIGLTGSLLMRALHRRVVFWEKTHSGDA; encoded by the coding sequence ATGAAGCGTCTTGATTTCACCGACATCCTCTATCCCCTGATCAGCCTTGCCGTGCTGATCGGGATCTGGCACTTCGCCATCATCCTGCTGAAGATTCCGGACTATCTGCTGCCCACGCCGGCGAGCGTCTGGCATGCGCTAGTCGACGGTTTTTCCACGGGCACGCTGTGGCCGCATATCGGCACGACCCTGGGCGAAACCTTTGCCGGCTACGCCATCGGCTGCATCCTGGCGGTGATCCTGGGCGCCCTGCTGGCCGAGTCGCGCACCTTCGAACGCTTCTGCTATCCGGTTCTGATCGGCCTGCAGGCGACGCCCAAAGTGGCCTTGGGCCCCATCATCCTGGTGTGGTTCGGGTTCGGCATGGCGTCCAAGGTGGTGCTGGTGGCGCTGGTGTGTTTCTTCCCCTTGTTCGTCAACACGGTCAACGGCATCAACCGCACCGACCGTGACCTGCTGGACGCGTGCCGCGCGTTCTCGGCGTCACGCAGCTATCTGCTGCTGCACGTCAAGCTGCCGGCTGCCGCGGGCGATATCTTTTCGGGTTTGCAGATCGGCGTGTCGCTGGCCTTGATCGGCGCGGTGGTGGGCGAGTTCCTGTCGGCACAGCAGGGCCTGGGCTACCTGATCGCGTCGGCTTCGGTCAGCATGAGCCTGTCCACCATGTTCGCGGGTGTCATCCTGCTGGCGGTGATCGGCCTGACCGGTTCGCTGCTGATGCGCGCCCTGCATCGGCGCGTGGTCTTCTGGGAGAAGACGCATTCGGGCGATGCGTAA
- a CDS encoding BrnA antitoxin family protein: MPKKVDPEIAAFEASVLRGLDQALNGQYARVSKPADIVARRAGRPVGSKAEVHKVATTIRFDPEVLEGFKATGRGWQTRINDILKDWLRQHQPG; encoded by the coding sequence ATGCCCAAAAAAGTTGATCCGGAGATTGCGGCGTTCGAAGCGTCGGTGTTGCGCGGCTTGGATCAAGCGCTTAATGGTCAATACGCGCGAGTGTCCAAGCCCGCCGACATCGTGGCGCGCCGTGCCGGCCGTCCGGTCGGGAGCAAGGCTGAAGTGCACAAGGTTGCCACGACCATCCGATTCGACCCGGAGGTGCTTGAGGGATTCAAAGCCACGGGCCGCGGATGGCAGACGCGCATCAATGACATATTGAAGGACTGGCTTAGGCAGCACCAGCCTGGCTAG
- a CDS encoding type II toxin-antitoxin system RelE/ParE family toxin codes for MLTVIETAEFVATASKIWSDVERDEFVEWIASHPEAGDVIPGSGGCRKVRWARGGMGKQGGARVIYFLRLTSGEIVLVVAYAKAKYDNISTALLAKMKEKFDAQKS; via the coding sequence ATGCTGACCGTGATCGAAACCGCGGAGTTTGTGGCGACCGCTTCTAAGATTTGGAGCGACGTTGAGCGGGATGAGTTTGTAGAGTGGATTGCGAGTCATCCAGAAGCCGGGGATGTGATCCCGGGTTCTGGGGGATGTCGCAAGGTGCGTTGGGCGCGTGGTGGAATGGGCAAGCAGGGCGGCGCCAGAGTCATCTACTTTCTACGATTGACTAGCGGCGAGATCGTTCTCGTCGTCGCGTACGCCAAGGCGAAATACGACAACATTTCAACAGCGCTGCTTGCAAAGATGAAGGAGAAATTCGATGCCCAAAAAAGTTGA
- a CDS encoding nitroreductase family protein: MGKHTRTAEHPVAELFLERWSPRAYTGEEISETALLTILEAARWAPSAYNLQPWRFIYARKGTPHWERLLAVLNPFNQSWASSASALIVVVSAETGTPPGKDQPVPNATHSFDTGAAWGFLALQASLEGWQAHGMAGIDHEKARIDLGIPAGYKVEAAVAIGKPGDKSTLPEGLRAREGYSPRQPLASIVAEGRFDF, translated from the coding sequence ATGGGTAAGCACACCCGCACTGCAGAACATCCCGTCGCCGAACTCTTTTTGGAACGCTGGTCGCCGCGCGCCTACACCGGCGAGGAAATTTCCGAAACCGCCTTGCTGACGATATTGGAAGCGGCGCGCTGGGCGCCGTCGGCGTACAACCTGCAGCCTTGGCGTTTCATCTATGCGCGCAAGGGCACGCCGCACTGGGAGCGTCTGCTGGCGGTGTTGAATCCGTTCAACCAGAGCTGGGCGAGCAGTGCATCCGCGCTGATCGTGGTCGTGTCGGCTGAAACCGGCACGCCGCCGGGCAAGGACCAGCCCGTGCCGAACGCCACGCACAGCTTCGACACCGGCGCGGCGTGGGGTTTCCTGGCCCTGCAGGCCAGCCTGGAAGGCTGGCAGGCGCATGGCATGGCCGGCATCGACCACGAGAAGGCCCGGATCGACCTGGGCATCCCGGCCGGCTACAAGGTCGAGGCCGCCGTGGCCATCGGCAAGCCTGGCGACAAGAGCACCTTGCCGGAAGGCTTGCGGGCCCGCGAAGGCTACAGCCCGCGCCAGCCCCTCGCCAGCATCGTGGCCGAAGGCCGCTTCGACTTCTAA
- a CDS encoding ATP-binding cassette domain-containing protein, producing the protein MTLPALEITGLQASENHSPVLHGVDLRVGTGEAVALLGHNGAELSATLRAVLGHNPARQGSVLIHGVESIALDAHAVSHLGVAACPARPDIVAGMTCEENLLLPLPLEGVLGGGLSLTDIYELFPELRRSRTAPGVHLNEAEQQMLAIARVLRSGANLLLFDQICDGLPGPAARNMGLTITALKALGYSILFTERNPDFPTDVADRSYLLMHGYAEELDATAVMASVVPLNGSDASETAGIPLLTPAYAEPEALTDDFTRPLP; encoded by the coding sequence ATGACGCTTCCCGCACTGGAGATCACCGGTCTGCAGGCGAGCGAGAACCACAGTCCCGTCTTGCATGGGGTGGACTTGCGCGTGGGCACCGGGGAAGCCGTAGCCTTGCTGGGCCACAACGGCGCCGAGCTCAGCGCCACGCTACGCGCGGTGCTGGGACACAATCCGGCCCGGCAGGGTTCGGTCCTTATCCACGGCGTCGAATCCATCGCGCTGGACGCGCATGCCGTCAGCCACCTGGGTGTGGCCGCCTGCCCCGCGCGCCCCGACATCGTGGCGGGCATGACCTGCGAAGAGAACCTGCTCCTGCCCCTACCCCTGGAGGGCGTGCTGGGCGGCGGCCTGTCATTGACCGATATCTACGAACTGTTCCCCGAGCTGCGCCGTAGCCGCACCGCGCCCGGGGTACATCTGAATGAAGCCGAGCAGCAGATGTTGGCTATCGCGCGCGTGTTGCGCAGCGGCGCCAATCTGCTGCTGTTCGACCAGATCTGCGACGGACTGCCGGGACCGGCGGCCCGCAATATGGGACTGACCATCACCGCCCTGAAGGCGCTGGGCTACAGCATTCTGTTCACGGAACGCAATCCCGACTTCCCCACGGACGTGGCGGACCGGAGTTATCTGCTCATGCATGGCTATGCGGAGGAGCTGGACGCGACGGCCGTCATGGCCAGCGTCGTCCCGCTGAACGGTAGCGATGCATCCGAGACCGCGGGCATCCCTTTGCTGACCCCGGCCTATGCCGAGCCCGAAGCCCTGACGGACGACTTCACACGGCCACTGCCCTGA
- the egtB gene encoding ergothioneine biosynthesis protein EgtB, with translation MLSPRPKHSIQREELRAAYESVRAHSLALAEPLSPEDQCVQSMPDASPTKWHLAHTTWFFETLVLREHDPEYGVFDPHFAYLFNSYYEALGPRHARPERGMLSRPTHDQVLAYRQYVDQAMVALIDDAAPDVLAALSHMLELGLHHEQQHQELLLTDILHAFSRNPLLPAYRPPNVTIEAGNAANDAMPPMEWLRHPGGMVEVGHANQSTAFAFDNERPRHAVHVHPYIIANRLVTCGEYARFIEDGGYDRPEFWLSDGWATVRAQEWRAPAYWLLDADPRLRARGLEGTHVFGLGGLLPMDPQEPVAQLSLYEAAAYAAWADARLPTEFEWEVASSLPGFTQADGHVWQWTRSSYDPYPGFRPLSGAAAEYNGKFMVGQLVLRGGSIATPPGHTRTTYRNFFPPAARWQFSGLRLARDA, from the coding sequence ATGCTCTCGCCCCGCCCCAAGCACTCAATCCAGCGCGAGGAACTGCGCGCCGCCTACGAATCGGTACGCGCGCACAGCCTGGCCCTCGCCGAACCGCTATCGCCCGAAGATCAATGCGTGCAGTCCATGCCCGACGCCAGTCCCACGAAATGGCATCTGGCACACACCACCTGGTTTTTCGAAACCTTGGTGCTGCGCGAACACGATCCTGAATATGGGGTGTTCGACCCGCATTTTGCCTATCTCTTCAATTCCTACTATGAAGCGCTGGGCCCCCGCCATGCCCGTCCCGAACGGGGCATGCTGAGCCGGCCGACCCACGACCAGGTGCTGGCCTATCGCCAGTATGTGGACCAGGCCATGGTGGCGCTGATCGATGACGCCGCGCCGGACGTGTTGGCGGCACTGTCGCACATGCTGGAACTGGGACTGCACCACGAGCAGCAGCATCAGGAATTGCTGCTGACGGACATCCTGCACGCCTTCTCCCGCAACCCCCTGCTGCCGGCTTACCGACCGCCCAACGTGACCATCGAGGCCGGCAACGCGGCCAACGACGCCATGCCGCCCATGGAATGGCTGCGCCACCCTGGCGGCATGGTCGAAGTCGGCCATGCCAATCAGTCGACCGCCTTCGCCTTCGACAACGAACGCCCGCGCCATGCGGTGCACGTGCATCCCTACATCATTGCCAATCGTCTGGTGACCTGTGGCGAGTACGCGCGCTTCATCGAAGATGGAGGCTATGACCGGCCCGAATTCTGGCTGTCCGACGGGTGGGCCACGGTGCGCGCCCAGGAGTGGCGAGCCCCGGCCTACTGGCTGCTGGATGCCGACCCGCGGCTGCGCGCCCGCGGCCTGGAGGGCACCCATGTCTTCGGCCTGGGTGGCTTGCTGCCCATGGATCCGCAAGAGCCGGTCGCCCAATTGAGCCTGTACGAAGCAGCGGCCTATGCCGCCTGGGCCGATGCCCGCCTGCCGACCGAATTCGAATGGGAGGTGGCTTCCTCCCTGCCCGGCTTTACCCAGGCCGACGGCCATGTGTGGCAATGGACCCGCTCGTCCTACGATCCCTATCCCGGCTTCCGCCCCTTGAGCGGCGCCGCCGCCGAGTACAACGGCAAATTCATGGTCGGCCAGCTGGTGCTGCGGGGCGGCAGCATCGCCACCCCGCCGGGCCATACGCGCACCACCTATCGCAACTTCTTTCCCCCGGCGGCGCGTTGGCAATTCTCCGGCCTGCGCCTGGCCAGGGACGCGTAG
- a CDS encoding IclR family transcriptional regulator: MSRPDPLFVQSLAKGLELLEAFEHHPTVMSMNELMEMTGFDRSTTQRMAHTLVSLGYMERGAGGKGFTPGKKILQRTFDYMRSVPLLERATPLVVQLQQETGERVELSLFNDLYIIFALRRQTKRQTFSSTLVGRQLPTVQTAGGRSIMAHLTPEQAEDILVRSESLSRRSIPSTPKTTRDAARIREYVEQARQDGYAVAAEESQIGELNIAAAILDHRQQPIATIQLAGLTSDWTIENFAKQYAPLIMTTARALSGKVGMA, encoded by the coding sequence ATGTCCCGCCCCGACCCCCTCTTCGTTCAATCGCTGGCCAAGGGCCTGGAACTGCTCGAAGCCTTCGAGCACCATCCCACCGTGATGAGCATGAACGAGCTGATGGAGATGACCGGCTTCGACCGCAGCACCACGCAGCGCATGGCGCATACCTTGGTCAGCCTGGGATACATGGAACGCGGCGCCGGCGGCAAGGGCTTCACGCCGGGGAAGAAGATCCTGCAACGCACCTTCGACTACATGCGTAGCGTGCCGCTGCTGGAACGCGCCACGCCCCTGGTCGTGCAATTGCAGCAGGAGACCGGCGAGCGGGTTGAGCTAAGCCTGTTCAACGACCTCTACATCATCTTCGCGCTGCGGCGCCAGACCAAGCGCCAGACGTTCAGCAGCACCCTGGTCGGCCGCCAGCTGCCCACCGTGCAGACGGCCGGGGGCCGGTCCATCATGGCGCACCTGACACCAGAGCAGGCGGAAGACATCCTCGTCCGCTCGGAGTCGTTGTCGCGCCGCTCCATTCCGTCGACACCCAAGACCACCCGCGATGCTGCGCGCATCCGCGAGTACGTGGAGCAGGCGCGCCAGGACGGCTACGCCGTGGCGGCGGAAGAAAGCCAGATCGGCGAATTGAACATCGCCGCCGCCATCCTCGACCACCGCCAGCAACCCATCGCCACCATTCAACTGGCGGGTCTGACCTCGGACTGGACGATAGAAAACTTCGCCAAGCAATACGCGCCCCTGATCATGACCACGGCGCGCGCATTGAGTGGCAAGGTCGGGATGGCCTAA
- a CDS encoding class II aldolase/adducin family protein gives MDAPLNAEAQVRFELAALYRLVAHFRMTDIIDTHISARVPGREDHFLINRYGVLFHEMQPDDLVKIDVEGNPVDPGDEESNKVNAAGFTIHSAIHMARHDLACVVHTHTADGMAVACQEEGLLPITQHALKFYERLGYHDYQGIALDLEERDSLVKDLGTHKAMILRNHGLLAAGSTVAEAFVNIYYLERACQAQIKAQSAGGKIIIPPQAVRERTRGQYERPTALDYCNRVWTSALRLID, from the coding sequence ATGGATGCCCCCTTGAATGCCGAAGCGCAAGTGCGTTTTGAACTGGCCGCCTTGTACCGGCTGGTCGCGCACTTCCGCATGACCGACATCATCGATACCCATATCAGCGCGCGCGTGCCCGGCCGTGAAGATCACTTCCTGATCAACCGTTATGGCGTGCTGTTCCATGAAATGCAGCCGGACGATCTGGTCAAGATCGACGTCGAAGGCAATCCGGTCGATCCGGGCGACGAAGAAAGCAACAAGGTCAACGCCGCCGGTTTCACCATCCACTCCGCCATCCATATGGCGCGCCATGACCTGGCTTGCGTGGTGCATACCCATACCGCCGACGGCATGGCCGTGGCCTGCCAGGAAGAAGGCCTGCTGCCCATCACCCAGCATGCCCTGAAGTTCTATGAGCGCCTGGGTTACCACGACTACCAGGGCATCGCGCTGGACCTGGAAGAACGGGACAGCCTGGTCAAGGACCTGGGCACGCACAAGGCCATGATCCTGCGTAACCACGGCCTGCTTGCCGCGGGGTCGACGGTGGCGGAAGCCTTCGTCAACATCTACTACCTTGAACGGGCCTGCCAGGCGCAGATCAAGGCGCAATCCGCCGGCGGCAAGATCATCATTCCGCCGCAGGCCGTGCGCGAGCGCACCCGCGGGCAATATGAAAGACCGACGGCGCTGGACTATTGCAACCGGGTGTGGACGTCGGCCTTGCGCCTGATCGACTAG
- a CDS encoding FMN-binding negative transcriptional regulator yields the protein MYTPPAYAEHDDAALHAFMRAHSFATLVTVGGAGGAEGKTAQDAGAAMANATHLPFLLREGAHGPVLVTHLARANPQWRDLQAGAAVLVLFQGPHAFISPSWYQNQQTFPTWNYTAVHLRGQPRLIEDPEEIRAVLHATVATYDRPLGGAWRFDAMPDTLTLPRLKAIAALEIPMTQVEGKMKLNQDKSVADRVGVVQALERQGDANALAVADLIRRQPDMAGMPPRA from the coding sequence ATGTACACGCCGCCGGCCTATGCCGAACACGATGACGCGGCCTTGCATGCCTTCATGCGGGCGCACAGCTTCGCCACCTTGGTGACGGTGGGCGGGGCAGGGGGCGCCGAAGGCAAGACCGCGCAAGATGCCGGCGCGGCCATGGCCAACGCCACGCATCTGCCTTTCCTGTTGCGCGAGGGCGCGCACGGGCCCGTGCTGGTGACGCATCTGGCGCGCGCCAATCCCCAGTGGCGCGACCTGCAGGCGGGGGCGGCGGTGCTGGTCCTGTTCCAGGGCCCGCATGCCTTCATCTCGCCCAGCTGGTACCAGAATCAGCAGACCTTTCCCACGTGGAACTACACGGCCGTCCACTTGCGCGGTCAGCCCCGCCTGATCGAAGATCCGGAGGAGATCCGCGCGGTGCTGCACGCTACCGTGGCCACTTACGACAGGCCGCTGGGCGGTGCATGGCGCTTCGACGCAATGCCCGATACGCTGACCCTGCCGCGCTTGAAGGCCATCGCCGCCCTGGAGATTCCCATGACCCAAGTGGAGGGCAAGATGAAACTGAACCAGGACAAGTCCGTGGCCGATCGTGTGGGCGTGGTCCAGGCGCTGGAGCGCCAGGGCGACGCCAACGCCTTGGCCGTGGCGGACCTGATTCGCCGGCAGCCGGACATGGCCGGCATGCCACCGCGCGCCTGA
- a CDS encoding alpha/beta hydrolase fold domain-containing protein — protein MYIEDPAFTIPTGKPAPVDPQIAEFMRLMAKDASQYPRRDTIAIEEGRANAEKVRLPWAQGGPAMARTVEHRVGTRYGTHLRVRVHYPRERKLTGALVYIHGGGFVLFSIDTHDRIMREYAERAGVVVIGMDYTRAPDAKFPQPLEECIDVFRWVHDNAAMLDVDPAQLFLGGDSAGANMTMGACLTLRDAGLQLVKGVVLNYGGFGSNLFRNSVVRYGSGEYGLSLHMMIWFRGMHMARGEDFINPRADILRADLRGLPPAFLVVTECDPLHDDSVELERKMREAGVEVQSKVYPGTVHSFLEAVSIADIAGVAFDDTARWLHAQAQAQREA, from the coding sequence ATGTACATCGAAGATCCCGCCTTCACCATCCCCACCGGCAAGCCGGCCCCCGTCGACCCGCAGATCGCCGAATTCATGCGCCTGATGGCCAAGGACGCGTCGCAGTATCCGCGTCGCGACACCATCGCCATTGAAGAAGGCCGCGCCAACGCCGAGAAAGTGCGCCTGCCCTGGGCCCAGGGCGGTCCCGCCATGGCGCGCACCGTCGAACATCGCGTCGGCACCCGCTACGGCACCCACCTGCGTGTGCGGGTCCACTATCCCAGGGAGCGCAAGCTGACCGGCGCCCTGGTCTACATCCACGGCGGCGGCTTTGTGCTGTTCAGCATCGACACCCACGATCGCATCATGCGCGAATACGCGGAACGCGCCGGCGTGGTGGTGATCGGCATGGACTACACCCGCGCCCCCGATGCCAAATTCCCCCAGCCCCTGGAGGAATGCATAGACGTGTTCCGCTGGGTCCACGACAACGCCGCCATGCTGGACGTCGATCCCGCCCAGCTTTTCCTGGGCGGCGATTCGGCGGGCGCCAACATGACCATGGGCGCGTGCCTGACCCTGCGCGATGCCGGCTTGCAGCTGGTCAAGGGCGTGGTCCTGAACTACGGCGGTTTCGGCAGCAACCTGTTCCGCAATTCGGTGGTGCGCTACGGCTCGGGGGAATACGGCCTGTCCCTGCACATGATGATCTGGTTCCGCGGCATGCATATGGCGCGCGGCGAAGACTTCATCAATCCGCGCGCCGACATCCTGCGGGCGGACCTGCGCGGCCTGCCGCCCGCCTTTCTGGTGGTGACCGAGTGCGATCCCCTGCATGACGACAGCGTCGAGCTGGAACGCAAGATGCGCGAAGCGGGTGTCGAGGTGCAATCCAAGGTCTACCCCGGCACCGTGCACAGCTTCCTGGAGGCCGTCTCCATCGCCGACATCGCCGGCGTGGCCTTCGACGACACGGCGCGCTGGCTGCATGCCCAGGCCCAAGCTCAACGCGAAGCCTGA
- a CDS encoding glyoxylate/hydroxypyruvate reductase A, translated as MTRVALLSHSANLAYFQPLLNELDPTLRITTWPDQACLEADIAVCWNSPPGIYAKMPQLRLIHSIAAGVDNVLAGQDARDLPVCRVVDPMLAQGMLQYVLWAVLHFHRKLDVAMANQRQAMWKRPPQQAAKDFRVGLMGLGELGGLIGATLPTLGYTVNGWSRSPRELPGVRMFSGADGYEAFLGQTDLLVCLLPLTDSTRGILDRRTFAALPPGAAVVNCGRGEHLVVDDLIAALQSGHLRGAVLDVFTQEPLATDHPLWRTPGVVVTPHMATMAASATVAAQIVANIHRLRDGQALVNQVDMERGY; from the coding sequence GTGACCCGCGTCGCCCTGCTAAGCCACTCCGCCAACCTGGCTTACTTCCAACCGCTGCTCAACGAACTCGACCCCACGCTGAGGATCACGACCTGGCCCGACCAAGCCTGCCTGGAAGCCGACATCGCCGTCTGCTGGAACTCGCCGCCCGGCATCTACGCAAAGATGCCGCAACTGCGCTTGATCCACAGCATTGCCGCGGGTGTCGACAACGTGCTGGCCGGCCAGGATGCCCGCGACCTGCCGGTCTGCCGGGTGGTCGACCCCATGCTGGCGCAGGGCATGCTGCAATACGTCCTATGGGCCGTCCTGCACTTCCATCGCAAGCTGGACGTCGCCATGGCCAACCAGCGCCAGGCCATGTGGAAGCGCCCGCCTCAGCAAGCCGCCAAAGACTTCCGCGTGGGCCTGATGGGTCTGGGCGAACTGGGCGGCCTCATCGGCGCCACCTTGCCCACCCTGGGCTATACCGTCAACGGCTGGTCCCGCAGCCCGCGCGAACTGCCTGGCGTGCGCATGTTCAGCGGCGCCGACGGCTATGAGGCCTTCCTCGGCCAGACCGACCTGCTGGTGTGCCTGCTACCCCTCACCGACAGCACGCGCGGCATCCTCGATCGCCGTACCTTCGCGGCCCTGCCGCCGGGCGCCGCCGTGGTCAATTGCGGCCGTGGCGAACATCTGGTCGTGGACGACCTGATCGCCGCCCTGCAGTCGGGCCACCTGCGTGGCGCCGTACTTGACGTCTTCACCCAGGAACCGCTGGCCACCGATCATCCGCTATGGCGCACGCCCGGTGTGGTGGTGACGCCGCACATGGCGACCATGGCGGCGTCCGCGACCGTGGCCGCGCAGATCGTCGCCAACATCCATCGCCTGCGCGACGGCCAGGCACTGGTCAACCAGGTCGATATGGAAAGAGGCTACTGA